From Schistocerca cancellata isolate TAMUIC-IGC-003103 chromosome 6, iqSchCanc2.1, whole genome shotgun sequence, a single genomic window includes:
- the LOC126191348 gene encoding poly [ADP-ribose] polymerase tankyrase-1-like — protein sequence MEAVTEVADAAAAVPGLGDLLDAGDGAVVTLVAGDTWLAAHRAVLAARSPALAASFQHDTPHVTVTDAEGPVLRQLLAYCYTLQAPQLPSMAPQLLAAADKYGLSGLKDACEQQLAAQLHVENAAATAVLALSHSCSRLKEASVAFIKTHTYEVVMTQGWADAVVSHPRAVVELTCLITEPPAPTSAPVTTAGGSATKEGGPATIEGGPAIIDGGPATTEGGPATTEGGPATTEGGPATTEDEGAMPATTEVGPTPASHRQLPCVPSQAHVTAAPPTIPQRTALPDEATASPMRNLSGRERDGRLIQAAKQGTVEALQELLALGADVGARDENWRGWTALHWAAYWGDAEAVRCLVDGGAEVDARDYRKIAPLHLAAFNGHTAVVQMLLASSADPNSRHLSGRTPLHAAAHSGHADVVAVLLEAGSEIRARDNMGKTSLDYARLNKHQHLEEMLS from the exons ATGGAAGCAGTTACGGAAGTCGCGGACGCGGCAGCCGCGGTGCCCGGCCTGGGAGACCTGCTGGACGCGGGGGACGGCGCCGTGGTGACGCTGGTGGCGGGCGACACCTGGCTGGCGGCGCACAGGGCCGTCCTCGCGGCCAGGAGCCCCGCGCTGGCGGCCAGCTTCCAGCACGACACGCCGCACGTCACCGTCACGGACGCGGAGGGCCCGGTGCTACGCCAGCTGCTAGCCTACTGCTACACCCTCCAGGCCCCGCAGCTGCCCAGCATGGCTCCCCAACTGCTGGCAGCTGCCGACAAGTACGGCTTGTCGGGCCTGAAGGACGCGTGCGAGCAGCAGCTGGCAGCACAGCTGCACGTGGAGAATGCGGCGGCCACAGCTGTGCTCGCGCTGAGCCACTCTTGCTCCAGGCTGAAGGAGGCCTCTGTCGCGTTTATAAAAACCCACACCTACGAGGTGGTGATGACGCAGGGTTGGGCGGATGCTGTAGTCAGCCACCCACGCGCTGTTGTGGAGTTAACTTGCCTGATTACAGAGCCACCTGCACCAACCAG CGCGCCAGTCACTACAGCTGGTGGGTCAGCCACTAAAGAGGGTGGACCAGCCACTATAGAGGGTGGACCAGCCATTATAGATGGTGGACCAGCCACTACAGAGGGTGGACCAGCCACTACAGAGGGTGGACCAGCCACTACAGAGGGTGGACCAGCGACTACAGAGGATGAGGGTGCTATGCCAGCCACTACAGAGGTTGGGCCCACCCCTGCCTCTCACCGCCAGCTCCCCTGCGTCCCCAGCCAGGCTCACGTCACAGCTGCGCCGCCCACGATTCCCCAGCGTACAGCCTTGCCTGATGAAGCCACAGCCTCCCCCATGCG GAACCTTTCTGGACGAGAGAGAGACGGGCGGCTGATACAGGCAGCTAAGCAGGGGACAGTGGAGGCGCTGCAGGAGCTCCTTGCGTTAGGCGCAGACGTGGGGGCGAGAGACGAGAACTGGAGGGGATGGACCGCCCTCCACTGGGCAGCATACTGGGGAGATGCGGAGGCGGTGAGGTGCCTGGTAGATGGCGGTGCAGAAGTGGACGCCAGAGACTACAGGAAGATCGCGCCTCTGCATTTGGCTGCATTCAATGGCCACACGGCCGTGGTACAGATGCTCCTGGCGTCCTCTGCTGATCCCAACTCCAGGCACCTTTCGGGAAGAACACCTCTGCACGCGGCAGCACACAGTGGCCACGCAGACGTGGTGGCTGTGTTGCTGGAGGCAGGAAGTGAGATACGAGCCAGAGATAACATGGGGAAGACCTCCCTGGACTACGCCAGGCTGAATAAACACCAGCACCTGGAAGAGATGCTATCTTGA